The window CTAGCAGGCGCCCCAAGGCCCGCAGCGTCTTGCTATCCCAATAACGCAGCGGCAATCGCCCGAGCAGCTCGCGCGCCAGCGGCTTATCCTCCCGCGCGCACTTGAGCAGCATGGAGTTGATAAAGCGCGCGCAGACCTTGGCATAGGCCGGATGGTCGCTGAACTGGGCGTAGGTGCTCAGCACATTGTCGATCATGAAGCGGCGGTTTTTGTAGGTATTGCTGCCGTGGACGCGGTATTGGGCCAGCACCTCGGCCAACACATCGATGAAAAACCCGGCGCGGGTGATCTTCAGTGCGACCAGCAGGTCCTCGAGGCGCACCGAGGGATCGAAGCCACCGACCCGTTCCAGCGCCTCGCGGCGGAACAATAGGGTGGGCGCCGGCGCCCCCGGCTTGTCGCCCTGAAACACATCCTCGAAGTCCAGGCGCCGAAACGGCCGTTCACGCTCGCGCCTGGCCATGGGCTGACCGTCCGCGCCGATGGTCTGGATATTGCCGGCACAGATTCCGACCTCCGGCTTGCCCTGCATGTAGGCCACCTGAGTGGCAATGCGCTCGGGCAGCATGATGTCATCGGAGCCCAAAGGCGCAATCAGGCTGCCACGCGAGCGGGCGATGCAGTCGTTAAGGGTTCGTGCCAACCCCTGGTTGGCCTGCGTGCGGAAATCAAAACCGTGCTGTTCCTGCAAACGGCGGATGCGCTCGACGCTGTCATCCTTCGAGCCATCGTCCACCACCAGCAGCTCGATATGCGGATAACTCTGCGCCAGCACGCTGAGGATGCTCGCCTCAATGTAGGGCGCATGGTTGTAGGACGCGATGATCACACTGACCAGCGGCTGCTCACTCATATCTACCCTCTCGACTCGGCTCGTCAGCCAGCAGTTCATCCAGCAGCTCGCGGTACTGGCGGCGAAAATCCTCGATGGCATGGGCGCGGCACAGATAGGCATAGCCCCGCTCGCCTGCTGCCGCCAGCGACTCAGGACCCAGCGCCAGCATGGCGCGCAGCTGCTCGGCCAGCGCCTGCGGCTGGCCGACCGGGAAGATGCGCCCGCCGCAGTCCTCGAGGATCGACCGTAGGCTGTCGATATCCGAGCCGATGACCGGCAGATGGCCGCTCATCCCCTCCAGCAGGGCCAACGGCAACCCCTCGCTGAGGGAGGGCATGACGAACACATCGAATGCACGCACATACTGCAGGGCATCATCCTTCGCCCCGAGCAGCAGGACCCGGCCCTGCAGGCCGTGCCGCGCGATCGCGGCCTCCAACTCGACCCGCGAGCGGCCTTCGCCGATGATCGCCAGCACCGCCGCCGGCTGCTGGTCTTTGACCAGGGCGAAGGCCTCCAGCAGGTGGATATGGCCCTTGACCGGAACCAGCCGGCCGATGGTGCCGAACACAAAGGCAGCGGCCGGCAGACCGAGCAGCTCACGGGCCTGCTGGCGCGGATGCTGAAGCTTCTCGGCGCGCGCGATATCGATGGCGTTGTTGATCTGCCGGGTATTGGTCTCGGTGAAGCCGGCACCACAGGCGAGCAAGTCGTCACGTACCGCCCGCGACACGCCGACCAGCCGCCAGGCCGAGCCGATCAGGCGGCGCATCTCCCAGCGCCGATAAGCCCGGTCGTACTCGCCCAAGCCGTGCAGCACACCGATGCAGGCCGGGATGCGTAGCCAGCGATTGAGCAACATCAGCATGTTGATCGGCTTGAAGCGGTGCGCGATCACCGCGTCATAGCCCTCGGCCCGGCAATGTTGGTAGAGCACCCAGAGCGCGCGCAGACGCAACCCCTTGGTGGCGCCTTGGCTGAAGCCGAAATACACCGAGCGCGGTGCGCGGCTCTCCGGCTCGCCCGGTTCCGGGCAGCCGCGCAGGAAGGCGGTGGTGACCTCGAAGCGGTCCGTCGGCAAGGCTTGGACGACCTGCTCGGCCAGATCCGATGCGTTGACGTTGTAGCGGTTCTGCAACTGCAGCACCTTGGAACGGCGCCCCTGACTCACGGCGTCTGCCTCTTGTTGAACAGCAGCCGCAGCGCCTTGCGCGTATAGGACCAGCGCGTGAGCACCCGCAGATCCGCGCGCAGGGCCTGGCGATAGAATTCCAATGCCGTGTCGCGCTCGCCGGCAGTGTAGAAAGTGCGGAACAGCGACAGGCAGCGCTGGGCCAGGAATGCCTGCTTCAGATCCTGCAGGTCCGCCGGCATGCGTTCGGGCGAGAACACTTCATCGACCAGCTCCAGACCTGCCGCGCGGGCATAGGTCAGGTTGTGGCGCAGGCTGGTGTCGTGTCTGTGGATCAGCGCCAGCGGCTGATTCAACACGCTGCAGGGAAAACGCGCCAACACCTGGGCGAACACCGGGATATCCTCGGTGTTGCGGAAACGCTCGGGGTAACGCCCGGGGCCGAACACCTCGCGATGCATGGCGCAGGCGCCATTGGAAATGGCCACCGTCTTACCGATCAGATAACCGCTCAAACGTTTCCGCGGCTCAACTGGCAGAGGTTTCACCTCGTGCAGGCTGCGCTTGCCGCTGGCGAATACCGACCAGTGCCCACCAATCACCATGCGCGTCTGCGGCTGGGCGGCGATGTGCTGGGCCAGGGCCGACAGCGCATCTGGCGCCAGCTCATCGTCGGCATCGAGAAACACCAGAAAATTTCCGGCCGCTTCGTCAATGCCCAGGTTGCGCACCGAGGCCAGCCCGCCATTGCTCTTGCGCAGCGCCCGAAAGCGGCCCGGATGGCTCTGTAGCAGGCTATCGATCACCTGCGGCGTATGGTCGGTCGAACCATCGTCGATCACGATCAATTCGGCCGCCGCCTCATCCAGCTGGGCCAGCACCGACTCCACCGCGCGCGGCAGCGTCGCGGCGTAGTTATACGCCGGGATGACGACGCTCAGCAGTAATTCACGCGCCTGCGTCATACCCGTCCACACCCTCCTTGACCACCAGAATGTCCTCCATGATCAGGTACTGCAGATCCGAGCCGAAGAACATGTTCAGCGCATCGGTCGGCGAGCAGATCATCGGTTCGCCGCGGCGGTTCAGCGAGGTGTTCAGCGACACGCCGTTGCCGGTGAGGTTTTCCAGCTCTTTCATCATGTCGTAGTAGCGCGGGTTGTATTCGCGCTTGAGCACCTGGGCGCGCGAGGTGCCGTCCTCGTGCACCACTTCCGGCACGCGGGTCTTCCATTCTTCGGCGACTTCGAAGGTGAAGGTCATGAACGGCGCCGGATGGTCGACCTTGATCATCTGCGGCGCCACGGTGTCGAGCATCGACGGGCAGAATGGCCGCCAGCGCTCGCGGAACTTGATCTGCGCGTTGATCCGGTCGGCCACCCCGGCCACGCTCGGGCAGCCGATGATCGAGCGGCCGCCGAGGGCGCGCGGGCCGAACTCCATGCGCCCCTGGAACCAGGCCACCGGGTTGCCGGCGACCATGATCTCGGCGATGCGCCGCGGCATGTCGGCGATCTGCTGCCACTGCGGCTGGCTCGGGTGCCTTGCGCAGGCGGCGATGACGTCCTCGTTGGAGTAGGCCGGGCCGAGGTAGACGTGCTCCATCTTCTCCACCGGCACGCCGCGCTGGTGCGACACATAGGCCGCCGCGCCGACCGCGGTGCCGGCGTCGCCGGACGCCGGCTGGACGAACAGCTCCTGCACGTCATCGCGGGCGATGATCTTCTGGTTGAGCTTGACGTTCAGCGCACAGCCGCCGGCGAAGGCGAGCTTGCCGGTCTCCTTGAGGATGTCGCCGAGGTAGTGGTCGATCATCTGCAGCGCGAGCTTCTCGAACAGCGCCTGCATGCTGGCGGCATAGTGGATGTAGGGGTCGTCGGCGATGTCGCCTTCGCGCTTGGGCCCCAGCCACTCGATCAGCTTGGGCGAGAAATAGAAGCCCTTGCCCTTCTCCTTGTGGCGGCGCAGGCCGATGACGTTGGCGTAGTCGGTGTTGATCACCAGTTCGCCGTTCTCGAACTTGGCCAGGCGCGAGAAGTCGTACTTGCTGGCGTCGCCGTAGGGCGCCATGCCCATGACCTTGAACTCGCCGTCGAGCATTTCGAAGCCGAGGAACTCGGTGATCGCGCCATACAGGCCGCCGAGCGAATCCGGGTCGTAGAACTCCTTGATCTTGTGGATCTTGCCGTGCTCGCCGTAGCCGAAGAAGGTGGTGGCGTACTCGCCCTTGCCGTCGATACCGAGGATCGCGGTCTTCTCCTGGAAGCCGGAGCAGTGGTAGGCGCTGGAGGCGTGGGCCAGGTGGTGCTCGACCGGCTGGATCTTGATCTTCTTCAGGTCGAAGCCGAGCTGCTGCAGGCACCACTGGATGCGCTTGTGGTAGCGCTTGTAGCGGCGATTGCCCATGAGGATGGCGTCGAGCGCGCGATCCGGTGCATAGGCGTAGCGCTTGGCGTAGTGCCAGCGGGCCTTGCCGATCAGGCTGATGGGGGCGAAGGGAATCGCCACCACGTCGACGTCTTCCGGCTGGATCCCGGCCTGTTCCAGGCAGAACTTGGCCGACTCGTAGGGCATGCGGTTCTTCGCGTGCTTGTCGCGCACGAAGCGCTCTTCCTCGACGGCCGCGATCAGCTTGCCGTCGATGTACAGGGCGGCGGAGGGGTCATGGCTGAGGGCGCCGGACAGCCCGAGAATGGTCAATGCCACAGGTTAAAACCTCTATTCAGGGCAGGTGCCGGGCACCTGCGGTAAACGTTGGTCGAGCAACCGGTAGAGGGCCGAATCGGCCGGCCAGTTGCGCAAAAAGCGGGCGCGATCCCGCGCATAGGCCGCGACGAAACGGCGCGCACTGTGGTGCTGACGCATGGCATCGAGGTCGATCAACGCCCAGTGGCCGTCATGCCAGAACAGGTTGCTGCCCTTGAGATCGCCATGGCTGATGCGCTCGCGCAGCAGCGCGGCAAACAGCCGGTCGAGGGCGACCAGTTCGGCCTCTGGCGGCGCAACGCCCTCTTCTGTCGCCAGATAGGGCTGAAAGCGCGCGAGTATATCCTGCCCGGCCAGGCTATCGGTAATCAGGTAGGCGCGCCCGCGCAACCCGCACCAGCGCCGCTCGAGCACCGCCAGCGGCTGCGGCGTGGCGATACCGAGAAAGTGCAGGCGATTGCCCTCGCGCCAGCTGTGCCAGGCCCGGCTGGGGCGCCAGAAGCGTTGCAGCCAGTGACCGAAGTTCTTGATGTTGTAGCGCTTGAGCACCAGGGGGCGGCCGTTCAGCTCGACCTGGGCGACCGTGGCGGAACCGCCGTTCTTGAGTGACCGGCCCGCAGCCAGGGCGGCATCCGGCGCCGCCAGCAGCCCCTGTAACTCGACCTCGGCTTCGCGGCGCACCGCACGCAGACCAAAAGCCCCGCGGCGCACGCTAAACAGGCTGCAATCGCGGCCGATCTTCTTCAGGTAGTCGCGCAGGCGCCAGCGCCGCACCTTAGCCACTTCCTTGAGCAAGGCCTCCAGCGGCAAGGCATGCTCGCCGTTGGCCAGCAGGTAGTGCACCAGCGACTCCTCGATGTGCGGCTCCAGCTCGGCCGGCAACTGGGCGAAGAACACCCCGAGATTTTCCAGCACTTGCTGGCGCGACAGTGGCTGCCCCGACACCTCGCCCTGCACGCCGCCGCCGTCGATCAGATACAGCTGGCCGCCATGCCGCAGCAAATTGTCCAGATG is drawn from Pseudomonas cavernae and contains these coding sequences:
- a CDS encoding glycosyltransferase; protein product: MSEQPLVSVIIASYNHAPYIEASILSVLAQSYPHIELLVVDDGSKDDSVERIRRLQEQHGFDFRTQANQGLARTLNDCIARSRGSLIAPLGSDDIMLPERIATQVAYMQGKPEVGICAGNIQTIGADGQPMARRERERPFRRLDFEDVFQGDKPGAPAPTLLFRREALERVGGFDPSVRLEDLLVALKITRAGFFIDVLAEVLAQYRVHGSNTYKNRRFMIDNVLSTYAQFSDHPAYAKVCARFINSMLLKCAREDKPLARELLGRLPLRYWDSKTLRALGRLLVG
- a CDS encoding lipopolysaccharide kinase InaA family protein, producing the protein MKLSELSRAGRAPRLPLAIELADAVGPATLQLQRLLRVLPGQRYVGVGDWRGRKVLAKLLVGKRAARHFLRELQGARLLAEQHLPTPLLLADGLEAGEGGWLLFDYLDGAQSLGDAWRVVERQALLSDAQQAVLGEALTAIAQLHAKGLWQADLHLDNLLRHGGQLYLIDGGGVQGEVSGQPLSRQQVLENLGVFFAQLPAELEPHIEESLVHYLLANGEHALPLEALLKEVAKVRRWRLRDYLKKIGRDCSLFSVRRGAFGLRAVRREAEVELQGLLAAPDAALAAGRSLKNGGSATVAQVELNGRPLVLKRYNIKNFGHWLQRFWRPSRAWHSWREGNRLHFLGIATPQPLAVLERRWCGLRGRAYLITDSLAGQDILARFQPYLATEEGVAPPEAELVALDRLFAALLRERISHGDLKGSNLFWHDGHWALIDLDAMRQHHSARRFVAAYARDRARFLRNWPADSALYRLLDQRLPQVPGTCPE
- a CDS encoding glycosyltransferase, producing the protein MSQGRRSKVLQLQNRYNVNASDLAEQVVQALPTDRFEVTTAFLRGCPEPGEPESRAPRSVYFGFSQGATKGLRLRALWVLYQHCRAEGYDAVIAHRFKPINMLMLLNRWLRIPACIGVLHGLGEYDRAYRRWEMRRLIGSAWRLVGVSRAVRDDLLACGAGFTETNTRQINNAIDIARAEKLQHPRQQARELLGLPAAAFVFGTIGRLVPVKGHIHLLEAFALVKDQQPAAVLAIIGEGRSRVELEAAIARHGLQGRVLLLGAKDDALQYVRAFDVFVMPSLSEGLPLALLEGMSGHLPVIGSDIDSLRSILEDCGGRIFPVGQPQALAEQLRAMLALGPESLAAAGERGYAYLCRAHAIEDFRRQYRELLDELLADEPSREGRYE
- a CDS encoding carbamoyltransferase, giving the protein MALTILGLSGALSHDPSAALYIDGKLIAAVEEERFVRDKHAKNRMPYESAKFCLEQAGIQPEDVDVVAIPFAPISLIGKARWHYAKRYAYAPDRALDAILMGNRRYKRYHKRIQWCLQQLGFDLKKIKIQPVEHHLAHASSAYHCSGFQEKTAILGIDGKGEYATTFFGYGEHGKIHKIKEFYDPDSLGGLYGAITEFLGFEMLDGEFKVMGMAPYGDASKYDFSRLAKFENGELVINTDYANVIGLRRHKEKGKGFYFSPKLIEWLGPKREGDIADDPYIHYAASMQALFEKLALQMIDHYLGDILKETGKLAFAGGCALNVKLNQKIIARDDVQELFVQPASGDAGTAVGAAAYVSHQRGVPVEKMEHVYLGPAYSNEDVIAACARHPSQPQWQQIADMPRRIAEIMVAGNPVAWFQGRMEFGPRALGGRSIIGCPSVAGVADRINAQIKFRERWRPFCPSMLDTVAPQMIKVDHPAPFMTFTFEVAEEWKTRVPEVVHEDGTSRAQVLKREYNPRYYDMMKELENLTGNGVSLNTSLNRRGEPMICSPTDALNMFFGSDLQYLIMEDILVVKEGVDGYDAGA
- a CDS encoding glycosyltransferase family 2 protein, coding for MTQARELLLSVVIPAYNYAATLPRAVESVLAQLDEAAAELIVIDDGSTDHTPQVIDSLLQSHPGRFRALRKSNGGLASVRNLGIDEAAGNFLVFLDADDELAPDALSALAQHIAAQPQTRMVIGGHWSVFASGKRSLHEVKPLPVEPRKRLSGYLIGKTVAISNGACAMHREVFGPGRYPERFRNTEDIPVFAQVLARFPCSVLNQPLALIHRHDTSLRHNLTYARAAGLELVDEVFSPERMPADLQDLKQAFLAQRCLSLFRTFYTAGERDTALEFYRQALRADLRVLTRWSYTRKALRLLFNKRQTP